The following proteins are co-located in the Frigidibacter mobilis genome:
- a CDS encoding TRAP transporter substrate-binding protein, translated as MKTLTLSLTSLLLGAAPALAEELILSSWLPPRHPIVVNAIEPWAEEVAEVTEGRVTVRIMARPLGTPPAHFDMARDGVADITYGLHSFTEDDRFDRAKLGQFSFLGDDAVTNSQVYWDIYTGQLDASAEHAGTHLLGLFMHGPGLLHNNQRRIETPADMAGMKIRVPGGYAGELVSALGAAPLFMSSTEVYERLSRGVIDGVAFTYEAMTAFNLTDHIKYSMTVPGGIYNTTWFLVMNEAKWDGLSDADRAAIDAISGLAFAERVGKAWNDADIAAKAEVGDKVEFRAASSEVVTALRDAASALEAQWAEGLGDYDGLAALAEFRKRTGVAIE; from the coding sequence ATGAAGACTCTGACACTTTCGCTGACCAGCCTGCTGCTGGGCGCAGCACCTGCACTGGCCGAAGAACTGATCCTGTCGTCCTGGCTGCCGCCGCGCCATCCGATCGTGGTGAATGCCATCGAGCCCTGGGCCGAAGAGGTCGCCGAGGTCACCGAAGGCCGCGTGACCGTGCGGATCATGGCACGCCCGCTGGGAACACCGCCTGCGCATTTTGACATGGCGCGCGACGGCGTGGCCGACATCACCTATGGTCTGCACTCCTTCACCGAGGATGACCGCTTCGACCGCGCGAAACTGGGGCAGTTCAGCTTCCTTGGCGACGATGCCGTCACCAACTCCCAAGTCTATTGGGATATCTACACCGGCCAGCTTGACGCGTCCGCCGAACATGCGGGCACCCACCTGCTGGGACTGTTCATGCACGGCCCCGGCCTCTTGCACAACAACCAGCGCCGGATCGAGACGCCGGCCGACATGGCCGGCATGAAGATCCGCGTGCCAGGCGGCTATGCGGGAGAGCTGGTCTCGGCCCTTGGCGCGGCGCCCTTGTTCATGTCCTCGACCGAGGTCTATGAGCGGCTGTCGCGCGGCGTGATCGACGGGGTGGCCTTCACCTATGAGGCGATGACCGCGTTCAACCTGACCGATCACATCAAGTATTCGATGACCGTTCCGGGCGGGATCTACAACACCACCTGGTTTCTGGTGATGAACGAAGCCAAATGGGACGGTCTGTCGGATGCGGACCGTGCTGCCATCGACGCCATTTCAGGCCTGGCCTTTGCCGAGCGGGTGGGGAAGGCCTGGAACGATGCCGACATTGCCGCCAAGGCAGAGGTTGGCGACAAGGTCGAATTCCGCGCGGCCAGCTCCGAGGTCGTGACCGCCCTGCGCGATGCCGCATCTGCGCTGGAAGCGCAATGGGCCGAGGGGCTGGGAGACTATGACGGGCTCGCTGCGCTGGCCGAATTCCGCAAGCGCACCGGGGTTGCTATCGAATGA
- the maiA gene encoding maleylacetoacetate isomerase: MTVRLHDYWRSSAAWRVRIALALKGIAYDRVPVDLVAGDQRSPGHLALNPQGLVPVLEIDGLRLTQSLAILEYLDDTRPLPPLLPEGPVARAQARAVALAIACEIHPVSNLAVLARVEDLAGPEARAAWNRENIARGLIAVEAMLAAMPGPFCRGQAPGMADCVLIPQLYNAARWGVEIDHLPRITAISAACAGHPAFAAAHADNFNPSREARVMEDQR, translated from the coding sequence ATGACGGTGCGGTTGCATGATTACTGGCGGTCTTCCGCCGCGTGGCGAGTGCGGATAGCGCTGGCGCTCAAGGGCATCGCCTATGACCGTGTGCCCGTCGATCTGGTGGCGGGCGATCAGCGCAGCCCGGGACATCTGGCGCTCAACCCCCAAGGGCTGGTGCCGGTGCTGGAGATCGACGGGCTGCGCCTGACCCAGTCGCTGGCGATCCTCGAGTATCTCGACGACACCCGCCCGCTGCCGCCGCTGCTGCCGGAAGGTCCTGTCGCGCGGGCGCAGGCCCGTGCTGTGGCACTGGCGATTGCCTGCGAAATCCATCCAGTGTCGAACCTGGCCGTTCTGGCCCGCGTCGAGGATCTGGCCGGGCCCGAAGCCCGCGCCGCCTGGAACCGCGAGAACATCGCCCGGGGCCTGATCGCGGTCGAGGCGATGCTGGCGGCCATGCCCGGCCCCTTCTGCCGCGGCCAGGCGCCGGGCATGGCTGACTGCGTCCTGATCCCGCAGCTTTACAACGCCGCGCGGTGGGGGGTGGAGATCGACCACCTGCCGCGCATCACGGCCATTTCCGCAGCCTGTGCCGGCCATCCCGCCTTTGCGGCGGCACATGCGGACAATTTCAATCCCTCGCGGGAGGCGAGGGTCATGGAGGACCAAAGATGA
- the fahA gene encoding fumarylacetoacetase has product MTHQIPRSQVAAANDPSCDFPLQNLPYGVFSKGGAGPRCGVAIGDKVLDLAACESLGLIDAGGTFAAPQLNGFIARGRAEWDRTRARLTELLAEDGPRELPLVAMADVTLHLPICVTEFTDFYASKNHAFNVGVLFRGPENALPAQWTHMPIGYNGRASSVVVSGTDIRRPMGQVKGEAGPEWTACRRLDLELELGAIVGADSVMGQRIGVDQAEEMIFGYVLLNDWSARDIQAWEYQPLGPFQAKALGTTISPWIVTQAALEPFRSEGAPRDNDLLPYLHEDRPGFYDMTLGWTMNGQQMACTNYTVMYWSSAQQLAHHAVSGCPMRVGDLLGTGTISGPAPDQTGALLEMTQGGKVPVTVNGAPRTFIEDGDEVGLFGFAQGDGFRVGFGPCTGRILPAQP; this is encoded by the coding sequence ATGACGCATCAGATCCCGCGCAGCCAGGTGGCTGCCGCGAACGACCCCTCCTGCGATTTTCCCCTCCAGAATCTGCCTTATGGCGTGTTTTCGAAGGGTGGGGCGGGGCCGCGCTGCGGAGTCGCGATCGGGGACAAGGTCCTGGACCTTGCCGCCTGCGAGTCGCTTGGCCTGATCGACGCCGGCGGCACTTTCGCAGCCCCGCAGCTGAACGGTTTCATCGCGCGGGGCCGGGCCGAATGGGACCGCACCCGTGCCCGGCTGACCGAATTGCTGGCCGAGGACGGGCCGCGCGAGCTGCCCTTGGTGGCGATGGCGGATGTGACCCTGCATCTGCCGATCTGCGTTACCGAGTTCACCGATTTCTATGCCTCCAAGAACCACGCGTTCAATGTCGGCGTACTGTTCCGGGGGCCGGAAAACGCACTGCCTGCGCAATGGACGCATATGCCTATCGGGTATAACGGGCGGGCCTCCTCGGTTGTCGTCTCTGGCACCGATATCCGGCGGCCGATGGGGCAGGTGAAGGGCGAGGCCGGCCCCGAATGGACCGCCTGCCGCCGTCTGGATCTGGAGTTGGAGCTGGGCGCCATCGTTGGTGCGGACAGCGTCATGGGCCAGCGGATCGGCGTGGATCAGGCTGAGGAGATGATCTTTGGCTATGTGCTGCTGAACGACTGGTCGGCGCGGGATATCCAGGCGTGGGAATATCAGCCGCTCGGCCCGTTCCAGGCCAAGGCGCTTGGCACCACGATCAGCCCCTGGATCGTGACGCAGGCAGCGCTGGAACCGTTCCGCAGCGAAGGTGCCCCCCGAGACAACGATCTGCTGCCCTACCTGCATGAGGATCGCCCCGGCTTTTACGACATGACCCTGGGATGGACGATGAACGGCCAGCAGATGGCGTGCACGAACTACACCGTCATGTATTGGTCCAGCGCCCAGCAACTGGCCCACCATGCAGTCTCCGGCTGCCCGATGCGGGTGGGTGATCTGCTGGGAACGGGGACGATTTCGGGCCCCGCGCCCGATCAGACCGGCGCTCTGCTGGAGATGACGCAGGGCGGAAAGGTGCCGGTCACCGTGAACGGCGCCCCCCGTACCTTTATCGAGGACGGGGACGAGGTCGGGCTGTTCGGTTTCGCGCAGGGCGACGGGTTCCGCGTGGGCTTTGGTCCCTGCACGGGGCGCATCCTGCCTGCCCAGCCATGA
- a CDS encoding MarR family winged helix-turn-helix transcriptional regulator — MPFHLDTFLPYLLSVAAHRTSARFSALYATEAGLTIPEWRVLAHLDHSGAASVRDIHNLVHLDKSVVSRAASRLELAGLVQKEGDQEDRRLIVLQLTQDGRALMQRLSSVASQFQAQILSELGADGPAFARALRQLGPGQPDG; from the coding sequence ATGCCCTTTCACCTCGATACATTCCTTCCCTATCTGCTGTCGGTCGCCGCGCACCGCACCAGCGCAAGGTTCAGCGCGCTTTATGCCACCGAAGCCGGGCTGACGATCCCGGAATGGCGGGTGCTGGCGCATCTGGACCATTCGGGTGCGGCCAGCGTCCGCGACATCCACAACCTTGTGCATCTGGACAAGTCGGTGGTCAGCCGCGCGGCCTCACGGCTGGAGCTCGCCGGACTGGTGCAAAAAGAGGGAGATCAGGAGGATCGCCGCCTGATCGTGCTGCAGTTGACCCAGGACGGCCGCGCGTTGATGCAGCGGCTGAGTAGCGTCGCCAGCCAGTTTCAGGCACAGATCCTGAGCGAGCTTGGCGCGGATGGTCCCGCCTTCGCCCGCGCTCTGCGCCAGTTGGGGCCGGGCCAGCCCGACGGCTGA
- a CDS encoding prephenate dehydrogenase → MSRPMPRSVLIIGFGAFGRLMAAHLAPHLAVAVCDPAADPGNTDLQVVQVAGAAAFDIVVLAVPVPAFAGCLRQIAPHLRPGQIVIDTCSIKQEPARLMQQLLPPHVQLLGCHPLFGPQSARPGLAGQRVVLCPLRGTGWRRIAAFLRHRLGLQIVLSSPEEHDRHAALTQGLTHLLAHAMRELAPHPKIRTRSFDLIMEGLDMVGQDAPEVFHAVTRGNPHMPALRQRLAQLLSQG, encoded by the coding sequence ATGTCCCGCCCAATGCCTCGCTCTGTCCTCATCATCGGCTTCGGTGCCTTCGGGCGGCTGATGGCCGCCCATCTGGCACCCCACTTGGCTGTCGCGGTCTGCGATCCGGCGGCGGACCCCGGCAACACAGATCTGCAGGTCGTGCAGGTAGCCGGCGCTGCCGCCTTCGATATCGTGGTGCTGGCCGTGCCGGTCCCAGCCTTCGCCGGATGCCTGCGCCAGATCGCGCCGCACCTGCGCCCCGGCCAGATCGTGATCGACACCTGCTCGATCAAGCAGGAACCGGCACGGCTGATGCAACAGCTTTTGCCCCCGCATGTGCAACTGCTGGGCTGCCATCCCCTGTTCGGCCCGCAAAGCGCACGTCCCGGGCTGGCGGGCCAGCGCGTGGTGCTGTGCCCGCTGCGTGGCACTGGCTGGCGGCGGATCGCGGCGTTCCTGCGCCATCGGCTGGGGCTGCAGATCGTGCTGTCCTCGCCTGAGGAGCATGACCGCCACGCGGCCCTGACCCAGGGGTTGACGCATTTGCTGGCCCATGCGATGCGCGAGCTTGCCCCGCATCCCAAGATCCGCACCCGCAGCTTTGATCTTATCATGGAGGGGCTGGACATGGTCGGACAGGATGCGCCCGAGGTCTTTCACGCCGTGACGCGCGGCAACCCCCATATGCCTGCGCTGCGCCAAAGACTGGCTCAGCTTCTGTCCCAAGGCTGA
- a CDS encoding AraC family transcriptional regulator codes for MIRYIAPVFEMPRGPVPLIRASTLSPVLRMLDRGALPAAPLLARHKLTRAQLADPYSQIPLHHYVAFLEEAAVTAGDPVFGARAGTSFSATDLGPVGLIFASSATLKRGLARMAEVLNAWQDGTSIRVEVQDTYLVWTYRLEDPTLWPRRQDAEYTLSATIALARGAFGAAGRPVALHLEHDAPPEAAALARAFGTAPKFGRMANRLLFDLEAAERVQRAEDSGLMAILSRHLADLAPPTDAADLAQQVRRLIRLNLGQRPVTVTLLADVLHMSPRSLQRHLSDLGLSFRALVQEARLEMGSARLRDRNASHSEIARQLGYADSTSFWRAFKRGTGKPPSRHRED; via the coding sequence ATGATTCGATATATTGCGCCAGTGTTCGAGATGCCGCGCGGACCTGTGCCGCTGATCCGTGCCTCGACGCTCAGCCCTGTCCTTCGGATGCTGGATCGCGGCGCCCTTCCTGCGGCGCCTCTGCTGGCCCGGCACAAGCTGACCCGTGCGCAATTGGCGGACCCCTATTCCCAGATCCCGCTGCATCACTATGTGGCGTTCCTAGAGGAAGCGGCGGTCACGGCGGGCGATCCAGTCTTTGGCGCGCGCGCGGGCACCAGCTTCAGCGCCACCGATCTGGGCCCGGTCGGCCTGATCTTCGCCAGCTCCGCCACCCTTAAGCGCGGGTTGGCGCGGATGGCCGAGGTGCTGAACGCCTGGCAGGACGGCACCTCGATCCGGGTCGAAGTGCAGGATACCTATCTGGTCTGGACCTACCGGCTGGAGGACCCGACCCTCTGGCCGCGCCGGCAGGATGCGGAATACACGCTCTCCGCCACCATCGCGCTGGCGCGGGGGGCGTTCGGCGCGGCGGGGCGCCCGGTGGCGCTGCATCTGGAGCATGACGCGCCGCCCGAGGCGGCAGCCCTTGCCCGCGCCTTCGGTACCGCGCCCAAATTCGGGCGGATGGCCAATCGTCTGCTGTTCGACCTCGAGGCTGCGGAGCGTGTGCAGCGGGCGGAGGATAGCGGGCTGATGGCGATCCTGTCCCGGCATCTGGCCGACCTCGCCCCGCCAACGGACGCCGCCGATCTGGCGCAGCAGGTGCGGCGGCTGATCCGCCTGAACCTTGGCCAGCGCCCGGTGACGGTGACCCTGCTGGCCGATGTGCTGCACATGTCGCCGCGCAGCCTGCAACGCCATCTGTCGGACCTCGGCCTGTCGTTCCGGGCGTTGGTCCAGGAGGCGCGGCTGGAGATGGGCAGCGCCCGCCTGCGCGACCGGAATGCGTCGCATAGCGAGATCGCGCGGCAACTGGGCTATGCTGACAGCACCTCCTTTTGGCGCGCGTTCAAGCGGGGGACCGGCAAACCGCCCTCGCGGCACCGCGAGGATTGA
- a CDS encoding APC family permease codes for MSQTVSGGASLPAGLARNSVGTTHIVFFVVAAAAPLASVVGASPAAFAIGNGAGVPGVYLLAGLMYLIFSVGFTAMSRSAGSAGGFYTYIAKGLGRPAGVAAASIALLTYKTIQLAVYTLFGIFVSGALAGLGIQLAWWVPVLAVMALIWLCGARNISFSGRLLGLCMLAEIAILFALSVGILIGGGGPEGITLTSFAPATVFSPGLGAALVFVVGSFMGFEATAIFSEEARHPERTIPRATFAAVALIAGFYAFSTWSITQFYGPANAQAAAQAGLESYFFTAAAEILGPWSVTAIEILLIVSLFASALAFHNTVNRYFFALGREGVLPRFLGNVHDRHGSPYVAGRAQSIIAGLLLISAVVSELDPYTAIFSWTSAIAVIGILSVQILVCFAIIAWFSRNPVGHGAWTRLIAPALSILGLGTGLVLVIMNLPLLAGDNPIIWTFPWLVLVFGLIGAGYAIYLRSRRPALYDALGAAVTEV; via the coding sequence ATGTCACAAACAGTTTCGGGGGGCGCGAGCCTTCCCGCGGGCCTTGCCCGCAATTCCGTCGGCACCACACATATCGTCTTCTTCGTTGTGGCTGCGGCGGCGCCGCTTGCCTCCGTTGTGGGGGCCTCACCGGCCGCCTTCGCCATCGGCAACGGCGCCGGGGTGCCGGGGGTCTATCTGCTGGCCGGACTGATGTATCTGATCTTCTCGGTGGGCTTTACCGCCATGAGCCGCAGCGCCGGATCAGCGGGTGGCTTCTACACCTATATCGCCAAGGGACTGGGACGCCCGGCGGGGGTCGCTGCGGCCTCGATTGCGCTTCTGACCTACAAGACGATCCAGCTGGCAGTCTATACGCTGTTCGGTATCTTCGTATCGGGTGCCTTGGCTGGTCTCGGCATCCAACTCGCGTGGTGGGTGCCGGTGCTGGCCGTCATGGCGCTGATCTGGCTCTGCGGTGCACGCAACATATCGTTCTCGGGTCGCCTTCTGGGCCTGTGCATGCTGGCCGAGATCGCGATCCTCTTCGCCCTCAGCGTCGGCATCCTGATCGGCGGCGGCGGGCCCGAGGGGATCACCCTCACCTCCTTTGCCCCGGCAACCGTCTTCAGCCCTGGCCTCGGGGCGGCGCTGGTCTTCGTCGTCGGCTCCTTCATGGGGTTCGAGGCGACCGCGATCTTCAGTGAAGAGGCCCGTCACCCCGAACGCACCATCCCGCGCGCCACCTTCGCAGCCGTGGCCCTGATTGCCGGTTTCTACGCCTTCTCGACCTGGTCGATCACCCAGTTCTATGGCCCGGCCAACGCCCAAGCCGCAGCGCAAGCGGGGCTGGAGAGCTATTTCTTCACTGCCGCCGCCGAAATTCTGGGCCCGTGGTCGGTGACGGCCATCGAGATCCTGCTGATCGTCAGCCTGTTCGCCTCGGCGCTGGCCTTCCACAATACGGTCAATCGCTATTTCTTTGCCCTGGGGCGCGAGGGTGTGCTGCCCCGCTTTCTGGGTAACGTCCATGACCGCCACGGCTCTCCGTATGTCGCGGGGCGGGCGCAAAGCATCATCGCCGGCCTGCTGCTGATCTCGGCGGTAGTCTCTGAACTGGACCCTTATACGGCGATCTTTTCCTGGACCTCGGCCATCGCGGTCATCGGCATCCTTTCGGTGCAGATCCTCGTCTGCTTTGCGATCATCGCCTGGTTCAGCCGCAACCCGGTGGGTCATGGTGCCTGGACCCGCCTGATCGCCCCTGCCCTGTCGATCCTCGGCCTTGGCACCGGACTGGTTCTGGTCATCATGAACCTGCCGCTGCTGGCGGGCGACAACCCAATCATCTGGACCTTCCCATGGCTGGTGCTGGTCTTTGGCCTGATCGGCGCCGGCTATGCCATCTATCTCAGATCACGCCGACCCGCGCTCTACGATGCGCTTGGCGCCGCCGTGACGGAGGTCTGA
- a CDS encoding NAD(P)/FAD-dependent oxidoreductase → MSLINPIRMQKLDALNYYTATRKYDLSFPRLTQDIDCDVVVIGGGFSGINTALELAERGITNIVVLEGRHLGYGGTGRNGGQVMAGIGHDLNAVKKHVGPEGLQTLFKIANLGAGIIRERIARYNIDADLCNGYGYMAYNRRQVQTLRGWLDEFRSADPEQEIELLEGRDVRQIVGSDVYAGAIKHMGGGHVHSLNLLLGEAKALAGHGVRIFENSAAVSVDYGPRITVRTNAGCVTASKLLWACDAFLNRLEPAIASKTVNTYSFQMATVPLPDELIDRISPIRGAYSDIRPIIDYYRVTRENRLLFGSATRMADYIPQDMIAWNRQLMLKTFPYLADVRIDMAWGGPMACSANLFPQIGTLPGRANAFYVQGYSGFGVTPSHIVCKVLAEGMSEGSARYDLMAKVPHARIPGTDSARAAVTTAAKTWHQLSGYFNGRR, encoded by the coding sequence ATGAGCCTGATCAACCCGATCCGCATGCAAAAGCTCGACGCGCTGAACTACTACACCGCGACGCGCAAATACGACCTCAGCTTTCCCCGCCTGACCCAGGATATCGATTGCGACGTGGTGGTGATCGGCGGCGGCTTTTCCGGCATCAACACGGCACTGGAGCTGGCAGAGCGCGGCATCACCAATATCGTCGTGCTGGAAGGGCGCCACCTTGGCTATGGTGGCACCGGGCGCAATGGCGGGCAGGTGATGGCCGGCATCGGCCACGATCTGAACGCCGTCAAGAAGCATGTCGGCCCCGAAGGGCTGCAGACGCTGTTCAAGATCGCCAATCTGGGTGCAGGCATCATCCGCGAGCGGATTGCCCGCTACAACATAGATGCCGATCTCTGCAACGGCTACGGCTACATGGCCTATAATCGGCGCCAGGTCCAAACCCTGCGTGGCTGGCTGGACGAGTTCCGCAGCGCCGACCCCGAACAAGAGATCGAGCTGCTGGAAGGGCGCGATGTGCGTCAGATCGTGGGCTCGGATGTCTATGCAGGCGCGATCAAGCATATGGGCGGCGGACATGTCCACTCGCTGAACCTGCTGCTGGGTGAGGCGAAGGCGCTGGCGGGCCACGGCGTGCGCATCTTCGAGAATTCGGCCGCGGTGTCGGTCGATTACGGCCCCCGCATCACCGTGCGCACCAATGCTGGCTGCGTGACAGCCTCCAAGCTGCTCTGGGCCTGCGATGCCTTCCTCAACCGCCTGGAGCCCGCAATCGCGTCCAAGACGGTCAATACCTACTCGTTCCAGATGGCGACCGTTCCCCTGCCGGACGAGTTGATCGACCGCATCAGCCCGATCCGCGGCGCGTATTCCGACATCCGCCCAATCATCGATTATTACCGCGTCACGCGCGAGAACCGGCTGCTGTTCGGCTCGGCGACACGAATGGCCGATTACATCCCGCAGGACATGATTGCGTGGAACCGTCAGCTGATGCTGAAGACCTTCCCCTACCTTGCAGATGTCAGGATCGACATGGCCTGGGGCGGGCCGATGGCCTGCTCGGCCAACCTCTTCCCGCAGATCGGCACCTTGCCCGGCCGCGCGAATGCCTTCTACGTCCAAGGCTATTCCGGTTTTGGCGTCACCCCCAGCCACATCGTCTGCAAGGTGCTGGCCGAGGGCATGAGCGAGGGCTCCGCCCGCTACGACCTGATGGCGAAGGTCCCGCATGCCCGGATCCCGGGCACCGACAGTGCCCGCGCCGCCGTCACCACCGCCGCCAAGACCTGGCACCAGTTGTCGGGCTACTTCAACGGCCGCCGCTGA
- a CDS encoding cupin domain-containing protein, producing the protein MLTKIDSTIPTLDSWGSVRNLGSEIVEGDVQAMGHMVHGAPTDAVSCAYFGVTRGKFRMTYPFDEHAIVVEGTVTLTDEATGITTSYGVGDAWFVRKGTPVLWDVTSDRFVKNYFAIA; encoded by the coding sequence ATGCTCACCAAGATCGACAGCACCATTCCCACCCTGGACAGCTGGGGCAGCGTCAGGAACCTCGGCTCCGAGATCGTCGAGGGCGATGTGCAGGCAATGGGTCACATGGTCCACGGCGCTCCTACCGACGCGGTGTCCTGCGCCTATTTCGGCGTGACGCGCGGCAAGTTCCGCATGACCTATCCGTTCGACGAACATGCGATTGTCGTCGAGGGAACTGTCACTCTTACAGACGAGGCGACCGGCATCACGACCAGCTACGGGGTCGGGGATGCCTGGTTCGTGAGGAAGGGGACACCCGTTCTGTGGGATGTGACCTCGGACCGCTTCGTGAAGAACTATTTCGCCATCGCCTGA
- a CDS encoding MBL fold metallo-hydrolase, with amino-acid sequence MTKAFASQGDMSDKKISFTQLGEGLYAFTAEGDPNTGVIIGDDSVMIVEAQATPRLARKVIDCVRSVTDKPISHLVLTHYHAVRVLGASAYGAREIIMSDTARAMVVERGQEDWDSEFGRFPRLFQGHEEIPGLTWPTTTFSESMTVYLGNRRVDIMHLGRAHTAGDAVVWVPDQEVMFTGDIVEYHSACYCGDGHFGDWGDTLMNIAAYEPKAIAPGRGDALMGEDMVTAAIASTADFVRSTYKPVARVVARGGSLKEAWDAVRAECDPKFASYAIYEHCLPFNVGRAYDEARGIDTPRIWTAARDQKMWADMQG; translated from the coding sequence ATGACAAAGGCTTTCGCCTCACAGGGCGACATGAGTGACAAGAAGATCTCATTCACTCAGCTGGGCGAGGGGCTCTACGCCTTCACCGCCGAGGGGGACCCCAACACCGGCGTCATCATCGGCGATGACAGTGTGATGATCGTCGAGGCACAGGCGACTCCGCGGCTGGCGCGCAAGGTGATCGACTGCGTGCGCTCGGTCACCGACAAGCCGATCAGCCATCTGGTGCTGACACATTACCATGCGGTGCGCGTTCTGGGGGCCAGTGCCTATGGCGCGCGTGAGATCATCATGTCGGACACGGCGCGGGCAATGGTGGTGGAGCGCGGACAGGAGGATTGGGACAGTGAGTTTGGCCGCTTTCCGCGCCTGTTCCAAGGCCACGAGGAAATCCCTGGCCTGACCTGGCCCACCACGACCTTCAGCGAGTCCATGACCGTCTACCTGGGCAATCGTCGGGTGGACATCATGCATCTTGGCCGCGCGCATACGGCAGGCGATGCGGTGGTCTGGGTGCCCGATCAGGAGGTGATGTTCACCGGCGACATCGTCGAATATCACTCGGCCTGCTATTGTGGAGACGGGCATTTCGGTGATTGGGGAGACACGCTTATGAACATCGCTGCCTACGAGCCCAAGGCCATCGCGCCGGGGCGGGGGGATGCGCTGATGGGGGAGGATATGGTCACGGCGGCCATCGCCAGCACCGCCGATTTCGTGCGCTCGACCTACAAGCCTGTCGCGCGGGTTGTGGCGCGGGGCGGCAGTCTCAAAGAAGCGTGGGACGCGGTGCGGGCCGAATGCGACCCCAAATTCGCCAGTTACGCGATCTACGAGCACTGCCTGCCCTTCAACGTTGGCCGCGCCTATGACGAGGCGCGCGGCATTGACACCCCCCGCATCTGGACCGCCGCGCGCGATCAGAAGATGTGGGCCGACATGCAGGGGTGA
- a CDS encoding TRAP transporter large permease: MTEHLGPELMLLGLIAGIFTGYPVAFVLAGIGISFALLNGVPMLFLSMGVQRIYSGTLTNWLLVAIPLFVFMGLMLERSGIAERLMRSLAALFQCTPGGYAFSVMIIGVIMAASTGIIGASVVMMGMMSLPAMREAKYDMKLASGLIASSGTLGILLPPSIMLIILGDQMRVSVGDLFMAAIVPGLVLSGMYFLYLGSVAVFAPHRVPAPDRLEKRSMAQTARSLLRDLVAPMLLILSVLGTIVAGIATPTESAAIGAAGALLLALLSHKLTRRALTGALYETTKTTAMIVFVMIGASIFSVVFRRLGGDAMILDLFNIEETSPYVVLSIIMVLVFILGFILDWVEITAVVVPIVAPIVAQLDFGLPADQVMIWFGIALAVNLQTSFLTPPFGYALFYLRGIAPELPITTIYRGVLPFVFIQITALLLVILFPAIALWLPMAMR; encoded by the coding sequence ATGACCGAACACCTCGGCCCCGAGCTGATGCTTCTGGGCCTGATCGCCGGTATCTTCACCGGCTATCCCGTCGCCTTCGTGCTGGCCGGGATCGGCATCAGCTTCGCCCTGCTCAACGGTGTGCCGATGCTGTTCCTATCGATGGGCGTTCAGCGCATCTACTCGGGCACGCTGACCAACTGGCTGCTGGTGGCGATCCCACTTTTCGTCTTCATGGGCCTGATGCTCGAACGCTCGGGCATCGCCGAGCGTCTGATGCGCTCTCTCGCCGCGCTGTTCCAGTGCACGCCGGGGGGATATGCCTTTTCGGTCATGATAATCGGGGTAATTATGGCTGCGTCTACCGGCATCATCGGCGCTTCGGTGGTGATGATGGGGATGATGTCGCTGCCCGCAATGCGCGAGGCGAAATACGACATGAAGCTGGCCTCGGGGCTGATCGCCTCGTCGGGGACGCTGGGCATCTTGTTGCCGCCGTCGATCATGCTGATCATCCTGGGCGATCAGATGCGCGTGTCGGTGGGCGATCTGTTCATGGCCGCCATCGTGCCGGGACTGGTGCTGTCGGGAATGTACTTCCTCTATCTCGGTTCCGTGGCGGTTTTCGCGCCTCACCGCGTTCCCGCACCTGATCGGCTCGAGAAACGCAGCATGGCGCAGACGGCCCGGTCGCTGCTGCGCGATCTGGTGGCACCGATGCTGCTGATCCTGTCGGTGCTGGGCACGATCGTTGCGGGCATCGCCACTCCTACGGAATCCGCGGCAATCGGGGCCGCCGGGGCTTTGCTCCTCGCACTCCTCTCGCACAAGCTGACGCGGCGGGCGCTGACAGGGGCACTCTATGAGACCACCAAGACCACCGCGATGATCGTCTTCGTGATGATCGGCGCCTCGATCTTCTCGGTGGTGTTCCGGCGGCTCGGCGGAGATGCGATGATCCTTGATCTGTTCAACATCGAGGAAACCAGCCCCTATGTCGTGCTGTCGATCATCATGGTGCTGGTGTTCATCCTCGGCTTCATTCTCGACTGGGTCGAGATCACTGCCGTCGTGGTGCCCATCGTCGCCCCCATCGTTGCGCAGCTGGATTTTGGCCTGCCCGCCGATCAGGTGATGATCTGGTTCGGTATCGCGCTGGCCGTGAATCTTCAGACGAGTTTCCTGACACCACCCTTCGGCTATGCGCTGTTCTACCTGCGCGGCATCGCGCCCGAGCTGCCGATAACGACCATCTATCGCGGCGTGCTTCCCTTCGTCTTCATCCAGATCACCGCATTGCTGCTGGTGATCCTTTTCCCGGCCATCGCGCTGTGGCTCCCTATGGCCATGCGCTGA